In the genome of Mytilus edulis chromosome 3, xbMytEdul2.2, whole genome shotgun sequence, one region contains:
- the LOC139514372 gene encoding retinol dehydrogenase 13-like — translation MSSFSSKAITYSFAIGAIGGMVIILKRKAHGITFNGDERIHGRTVIVTGANCGIGYQTAGMLAARGGKVIMACRDMKKCEDAKEEIIKNTWNKKVFCKHLDLASLDSIKEFAEDFNKNESRLDILINNAGIMRCPKQITKDGFEMQLGVNYLGHFLLTNLLLDKLKRCAPSRIVNITAISQKKGKINFEDLNSDTNYDAGKAYDQSQLAIMLFTKELAKRLDDTGVTVNAAYPGITKSDLGRHLSVNKSYISSFFMKPINYVVMRTLEEGAATPVFCAIGHDIRNTTGNLFYNMQEKEVTGDANNENIAKRLWLTSEKWTRLTD, via the exons ATGTCTTCATTTTCATCTAAAGCTATAACTTATTCCTTTGCCATTGGAGCAATTGGTGGAATGGTAATTATCTTGAAACG GAAAGCACATGGGATAACATTTAATGGAGACGAGAGAATTCATGGGAGAACAGTGATAGTAACTGGAGCTAATTGTGGCATTGGTTACCAGACAGCTGGCATGTTAGCAGCTAGGG gtgGTAAAGTTATAATGGCATGTAGGGACATGAAAAAATGTGAGGATGCAAaagaagaaataataaaaaatacttgGAATAAAAAAGTGTTTTGCAAACATCTCGATTTAGCATCGTTGGATTCTATAAAAGAATTTGCAGAGGATTTTAATAAAA atgaAAGTCGTTTagatatattaataaataatgcAGGGATAATGAGATGTCCAAAACAAATTACTAAAGATGGTTTTGAAATGCAGTTAGGAGTGAATTATTTAG GTCATTTTCTACTCACAAATTTGTTGTTGGACAAATTAAAGAGATGTGCTCCAAGTAGGATTGTAAATATAACAGCTATATCacagaaaaaaggaaaaattaaCTTTGAAGATTTAAATAGTGATACAAATTATGATGCTGGAAAAGCTTATGATCAGAGTCAACTTGCAATTATGTTATTTACAAAAGAATTAGCTAAAAGATTGGATG ATACTGGAGTAACTGTTAATGCTGCATATCCTGGAATCACAAAATCCGATCTAGGACGTCATCTTAGTGTTAACAAATCATATATTTCTAGTTTTTTTATGAAACCGATTAATTATGTGGTGATGAGAACATTAGAAGAAGGTGCAGCTACGCCAGTGTTTTGTGCTATTGGACATGATATCAGAAATACAACTGGTAATCTTTTCTA taATATGCAAGAAAAGGAAGTTACAGGAGAtgcaaataatgaaaatatagcaAAGAGACTATGGTTGACAAGTGAAAAGTGGACCAGATTAAcagattga
- the LOC139516911 gene encoding cell division cycle-associated protein 4-like, producing MGLKRKFDEPAETGIFQRQSILDISMFKLQSSPVKRVEPSLLRSVLILNTLKHIEVELQKDGVQSSLPDSASFSLDDNSDISMDILPDLHATHDHILQNDTNVLNTSKATTSPLPPIETFVELSNVSCTGPNALKPHEDRTRCDKSDFFQSHQFHSASPTRVEDMLADLDFSQTDFDIFSTLASSMKLTPLSAEEVIHSFPVHSNVISESYASLFNASVNNSTCKSEVLPEEIENIMQILVGT from the coding sequence ATGGGACTGAAAAGAAAATTTGATGAACCTGCAGAAACTGGAATTTTTCAGCGACAGTCAATACTAGATATTTCAATGTTTAAACTGCAATCAAGTCCTGTGAAAAGAGTTGAACCTTCACTTCTTAGATCTGTTCTCATTCTCAACACACTGAAACACATTGAAGTTGAACTTCAAAAAGATGGAGTGCAGTCTAGTTTACCAGACAGTGCTTCTTTTTCACTAGATGATAATTCTGACATTTCAATGGACATTTTACCAGATTTACATGCAACCCATGATCATATATTGCAAAATGACACAAATGTGCTAAATACATCGAAAGCAACCACTAGTCCACTACCACCAATAGAAACTTTTGTAGAATTGTCCAATGTTTCTTGTACAGGACCAAATGCATTGAAACCACATGAAGATAGAACAAGGTGTGATAAAAGTGACTTTTTCCAATCTCATCAGTTTCATTCAGCATCACCAACAAGAGTTGAAGACATGTTAGCAGATTTAGATTTCTCACAGACAGATTTTGACATATTCTCAACTCTTGCGTCAAGCATGAAATTGACACCTCTTAGTGCTGAAGAAGTTATTCACTCGTTCCCGGTACACTCAAATGTCATCTCAGAAAGTTATGCATCTTTGTTCAATGCCTCTGTAAACAATTCTACATGTAAGAGTGAAGTTCTTCCagaagaaattgaaaatataatgcaAATTCTTGTAGGGACATGA